A stretch of Rhinoderma darwinii isolate aRhiDar2 chromosome 4, aRhiDar2.hap1, whole genome shotgun sequence DNA encodes these proteins:
- the LOC142761015 gene encoding uncharacterized protein LOC142761015 produces the protein MYTQHLRFLNDVMEIEPSRNSLQDEYLDKTTIESPSAGTSEPAPQPLVVEPAGQKDPVEIPTPRTRGRKKRLQQEDTGAMIDAQVLAHLIQWNEQTVEDIFGKTVAMHLWQVYCERQLRCEMEILEVLDVMVSNLASVELCNAIGQAWCASIPYCNAATTTNNIDLTIQGLSPFPATLLPGQDRAMFHVPSQYFGGHYTYSQPRAG, from the exons ATGTACACTCAACATCTCCGGTTCCTAAATGATGTGATGGAGATTGAGCC ATCACGCAATAGTCTGCAGGATGAATACTTGGATAAAACAACTATTGAGTCACCATCTGCAGGAACGTCCGAGCCAGCCCCACAGCCTCTTGTAGTGGAGCCAGCAGGCCAAAAAGACCCTGTGGAGATCCCAACACCCAGAACAAGAGGGCGCAAAAAAAGACTCCAGCAGGAAGATACAGGTGCAATGATTGATGCCCAGGTGCTGGCCCATCTGATCCAATGGAATGAGCAGACGGTTGAGGACATTTTTGGGAAGACAGTCGCCATGCATTTGTGGCAAGTGTACTGCGAAAGGCAACTCAGGTGCGAGATGGAGATTTTAGAGGTCCTTGATGTGATGGTCTCCAATCTTGCTTCGGTGGAACTCTGCAATGCCATAGGGCAGGCTTGGTGTGCAAGCATCCCTTATTGCAACGCCGCCACCACCACCAACAACATTGACCTCACAATACAGGGGTTATCACCCTTCCCAGCCACTCTTCTCCCAGGACAGGATAGGGCCATGTTTCATGTCCCCAGCCAGTACTTCGGTGGCCACTACACCTACTCTCAGCCAAGGGCAGGGTGA